From the Anabaena sphaerica FACHB-251 genome, one window contains:
- a CDS encoding cob(I)yrinic acid a,c-diamide adenosyltransferase — protein sequence MTRNGIGIRTAQVRSERLTGQIHVYDGVGKGKSQAALGVVLRSIGLGINAPSNSNRVLLLRFLKGPERDYDEDGAIAALQRGFPHLIDQVRTGRAEFFGHDEITSFDSTEAARGWDVAKGAIASGLYSVVVLDEINPVLDLGLLSVDEMVNTLKSKPQELEIIATGRAAPQQLLDIADLHSEMKPHHHPTAAELLIEGIEIYTGAGKGKSTSALGKALQAIGRGINHPGSTRVLIMQWLKGGSGYTEDAAIAALQQSYPEVVDHLRCGRDAIVWRNSRQELDYVEAERGWEIAKTAIASGIYKTIILDELNPTVDLELLPVDPIVQALLRKPRDTEVIITGRCQNQPAYFDLASIHSEVYCHKHYANQGVELKRGVDF from the coding sequence ATGACAAGAAATGGCATCGGTATTCGCACAGCGCAAGTACGTTCTGAACGGCTCACGGGTCAAATTCACGTCTATGATGGTGTGGGTAAAGGTAAGTCCCAAGCTGCTTTAGGGGTGGTTTTGCGCTCGATTGGGTTGGGAATAAATGCACCGAGCAATTCTAATCGTGTCTTACTGTTGCGGTTTTTGAAAGGTCCAGAACGTGATTATGATGAGGATGGAGCGATCGCAGCTTTGCAGCGTGGTTTTCCGCATCTGATAGATCAGGTTCGCACAGGTAGAGCCGAGTTTTTTGGACATGATGAGATTACCTCGTTTGACAGCACAGAAGCTGCACGGGGTTGGGATGTAGCCAAGGGTGCGATCGCATCAGGGTTATACTCAGTTGTGGTTTTAGATGAAATTAACCCGGTTTTAGATTTGGGTTTGCTATCGGTGGATGAGATGGTAAACACTTTAAAATCTAAACCCCAAGAATTGGAAATCATCGCTACCGGACGCGCTGCACCACAACAGTTACTAGATATTGCGGATTTGCATTCGGAAATGAAACCTCACCACCACCCGACAGCCGCAGAACTGTTAATTGAAGGAATTGAAATTTATACTGGTGCAGGTAAAGGTAAATCTACCAGTGCTTTGGGTAAGGCTTTACAAGCTATTGGTAGGGGGATTAATCATCCTGGTTCTACCCGTGTATTGATTATGCAGTGGTTAAAAGGTGGTAGTGGGTATACTGAAGATGCAGCGATCGCCGCTTTGCAGCAGTCTTATCCAGAAGTGGTGGATCATTTACGCTGTGGAAGGGATGCGATTGTGTGGCGTAATTCTCGGCAAGAATTAGACTATGTGGAAGCGGAGAGAGGTTGGGAAATTGCCAAAACAGCGATCGCATCTGGTATCTATAAAACCATCATTCTCGATGAACTCAACCCCACTGTTGATTTAGAATTACTTCCTGTTGATCCGATTGTTCAAGCTTTATTGCGTAAACCAAGAGACACGGAGGTTATTATTACTGGTCGTTGTCAAAATCAACCTGCATATTTTGATTTAGCTAGTATTCACTCGGAGGTTTATTGTCATAAACATTACGCTAATCAAGGTGTGGAATTGAAGAGAGGGGTTGACTTTTAA
- a CDS encoding DUF4351 domain-containing protein: MSYDNVCKLLAEKYPFDFAKWLLPQEPKTIKVLKTELSIEPIRADFVTFLQTENRILHIEFQTKPQSKPPIPFRELDYSVRLIRTYQVPVTQVVIFLQETDDPIVFTEEYVNETTRHRYRVIRMWEEEPELFLHNLALLPLAPLTRTNSPQGLLSQIANNVAKIADRETKQDIAAYTEILAGLRFEKDFIRQLLSEDIMQESVIYQDILQKGEGKGEQKEAVKFCLRLLNQRFGKLDSEIVERVKILPVEQLENLGAALFNISEVADLVDWLNQEKHQ; encoded by the coding sequence ATGAGCTATGACAACGTTTGTAAACTACTTGCAGAAAAATATCCCTTTGATTTTGCTAAATGGTTACTTCCCCAAGAACCAAAAACAATTAAAGTCTTAAAAACCGAATTGAGTATAGAACCAATTCGCGCTGATTTTGTCACCTTTTTACAAACAGAAAATCGGATTTTACATATTGAATTTCAAACCAAACCACAATCTAAACCTCCCATTCCTTTTAGAGAGTTAGACTATTCAGTGCGATTAATCCGTACATATCAAGTTCCTGTTACTCAAGTCGTGATTTTCTTACAAGAAACAGATGATCCAATTGTTTTTACTGAAGAATATGTTAACGAAACAACACGACACCGTTACCGTGTAATCAGAATGTGGGAAGAAGAGCCAGAGTTATTTTTGCATAATCTGGCATTATTACCATTAGCACCATTAACCCGGACAAATTCACCCCAAGGTTTATTATCCCAAATTGCCAATAATGTTGCTAAAATTGCAGATAGGGAGACTAAGCAGGATATTGCAGCTTACACAGAGATTTTAGCAGGTTTGCGGTTTGAAAAAGATTTTATTCGTCAGTTATTGAGTGAGGATATTATGCAAGAATCAGTAATTTATCAGGATATTTTGCAGAAGGGAGAAGGAAAAGGAGAACAAAAAGAGGCAGTTAAATTTTGTCTACGGTTACTTAATCAAAGGTTTGGAAAACTTGATTCCGAAATAGTGGAAAGAGTTAAAATCCTACCTGTGGAACAGTTAGAAAATTTAGGTGCAGCGTTGTTTAATATCTCTGAAGTTGCGGATTTAGTAGATTGGTTAAACCAAGAAAAACATCAGTAA
- a CDS encoding Uma2 family endonuclease — protein MQTTESPLQLRLWTVDEYHRMAEAGIFDPGERVELLEGKIICIVAKGISHRSAMGRTNKLLQNRLENQAWIAIQDPVKLNERSEPEPDIAVVKIDPLDYADHHPTPAEIYLIIEVADSSLKLDTEIKAKAYSQAGIKDYWVLDVVKRELIVFRNPTTEGYQNQEIITEHQKISPLHFPDLEIVITQMLPLV, from the coding sequence ATGCAAACCACAGAATCACCCTTACAATTGCGGCTGTGGACTGTTGATGAATACCACAGAATGGCTGAAGCAGGAATATTTGATCCAGGTGAACGAGTAGAATTATTAGAAGGGAAAATAATTTGCATAGTTGCTAAAGGAATTTCTCACCGTTCAGCAATGGGAAGAACAAATAAATTATTACAAAATCGTTTAGAAAATCAAGCTTGGATAGCTATTCAAGACCCTGTAAAATTAAATGAAAGGTCTGAACCAGAACCAGATATTGCTGTGGTGAAAATAGATCCGCTAGACTATGCAGATCATCATCCTACCCCAGCAGAAATTTATTTAATTATCGAAGTTGCAGATAGTAGTTTAAAACTAGATACAGAAATCAAAGCTAAAGCTTATTCTCAAGCAGGAATTAAAGATTATTGGGTGTTAGATGTAGTCAAACGTGAATTAATTGTATTTAGAAATCCCACAACAGAAGGTTATCAAAATCAAGAAATTATCACAGAACATCAAAAAATATCTCCTTTACATTTTCCTGATTTAGAAATTGTAATTACCCAGATGCTACCACTTGTCTGA
- a CDS encoding carbohydrate ABC transporter permease, whose amino-acid sequence MKPSRFPLMQLLDNDTVAAWVFLTPALILLGLFIIWPIVYLFYLSFTAGSFTSTGTYLVGFKNYWRLLLNSDFWQVIFNTAYFTLGSLVPSLVVPLGLAVLLDRSLALRGLLRSAYFLPSIISLVAAGLGFRWLFQNTGPVNGLLDFFGVAPISWLGDTFWAMPVIILFSIWKQLGFNMVVFLAGLQTIPPSRYEAAELDGANGWQQFWHITLPGLRPTLIFATVTTAIFTLRSFEPVYVITGGGPLNSTNLLVYYTYQEAFAQFDFGYAAAVATVLLAVTLLLVYLQLRTWGEE is encoded by the coding sequence ATGAAACCATCCCGCTTTCCTCTCATGCAACTACTAGATAATGATACAGTAGCTGCCTGGGTGTTTCTCACACCAGCACTCATTTTGTTAGGCTTATTTATAATTTGGCCAATTGTCTATTTGTTTTATCTTAGTTTCACGGCTGGTAGTTTTACTTCAACGGGGACTTATTTGGTAGGCTTTAAAAACTACTGGCGTTTGTTACTAAACTCGGATTTTTGGCAAGTGATTTTTAACACAGCTTATTTTACCCTTGGTAGTCTTGTTCCCAGTTTGGTGGTGCCGTTGGGATTAGCAGTGTTGTTAGACCGTTCCCTAGCTTTGCGGGGTCTTTTGCGAAGTGCCTACTTTCTCCCTTCCATTATCTCTCTTGTGGCTGCTGGTTTAGGATTTCGCTGGTTGTTTCAAAATACTGGTCCTGTCAATGGACTGTTGGATTTTTTTGGTGTTGCGCCAATATCTTGGTTAGGAGATACTTTTTGGGCAATGCCAGTAATAATTTTATTTAGTATTTGGAAACAACTCGGTTTCAATATGGTGGTGTTTTTGGCTGGGTTGCAAACCATTCCTCCCAGTCGCTATGAAGCAGCAGAACTGGATGGGGCAAATGGTTGGCAACAATTTTGGCATATTACCTTACCTGGACTGCGGCCAACTTTAATCTTTGCTACTGTCACCACGGCAATTTTTACATTACGGAGTTTTGAACCTGTTTATGTGATTACAGGTGGCGGTCCGTTGAATTCTACTAATTTGCTGGTTTATTACACTTATCAAGAAGCTTTTGCTCAATTTGATTTTGGTTACGCTGCCGCAGTAGCTACGGTTTTGTTAGCGGTGACTTTGCTATTAGTTTATTTGCAGTTAAGAACTTGGGGAGAAGAGTAA
- a CDS encoding NCS2 family permease, translating into METPTPKTPSWFVRRDIDGLFGLVLDNFIQILLIVSLCQGVLGFPPSLVYGRIFPGVAFSLIIGNFYYAWLAKEQGTKEQRDDITALPYGINTISLFAYIFLVMLPVRLAALAKGVSPEQASELAWQAGIVACLGSGLIELLGAFIVNPLRRIAPRAAMLSTLSGIAITFIAIGFLFRTFANPVVGLVPLGVILVTYFGKVRFPIPGGLLAVLLGITLAWGTGLVGWDNAKFTVAVAPIGFYFPSLYLGQLWESRTVLVEYLSIILPMGLFNLVGSIQNLESAEAAGDFFPAVPSLAANGIGTIVAAVFGSCFPTTIYIGHPGWKALGARVGYSIANGVIMGILCLSGTVAMFAYFVPIEAGMAIVLWIGIVIVAQSFTATPSHHAPAVVVGLLPGIAGWGALIAKNALRAAGLGTPDQPFTPALIEQFKLSDTFIDGAFALEQGFIFSAMILAAITVFIIERDFRQAAYWSLGGAALSWVGLMHSYQWTIADTVVNLGWGTGSSWAVGYILLAILFFYVSWQTRQKHE; encoded by the coding sequence ATGGAAACTCCAACACCAAAAACCCCAAGTTGGTTTGTTCGCAGAGATATAGATGGTTTATTTGGACTCGTACTTGATAACTTTATTCAAATATTATTAATTGTCAGTTTGTGCCAAGGTGTATTAGGTTTCCCACCTTCCCTCGTCTATGGACGCATTTTTCCCGGTGTCGCTTTTAGTTTAATTATCGGTAACTTTTATTATGCTTGGTTAGCAAAAGAACAAGGCACAAAAGAACAACGTGATGATATTACTGCCCTTCCCTATGGTATCAACACCATTAGTCTGTTTGCCTATATTTTCTTAGTCATGTTACCTGTGAGGTTAGCAGCACTAGCCAAAGGTGTATCTCCTGAACAAGCATCGGAACTAGCTTGGCAAGCAGGGATAGTAGCTTGTTTAGGCTCAGGTTTAATTGAACTTTTAGGCGCTTTTATCGTTAACCCATTACGTCGCATTGCTCCCCGTGCAGCTATGCTTTCAACCCTCAGTGGTATCGCTATCACCTTTATTGCTATTGGCTTTTTATTTCGCACCTTTGCTAACCCTGTCGTCGGTTTAGTTCCCCTTGGTGTCATCCTCGTTACCTATTTTGGTAAAGTGCGTTTTCCCATACCAGGAGGTTTATTAGCTGTATTGTTAGGAATTACCCTAGCTTGGGGAACAGGTTTAGTGGGTTGGGATAATGCTAAATTTACTGTGGCTGTTGCACCCATTGGTTTTTATTTCCCCAGTTTATATTTAGGACAACTTTGGGAAAGTCGCACCGTTTTAGTAGAATACCTGAGCATCATCTTACCAATGGGATTATTTAACCTTGTTGGTAGTATTCAAAATTTAGAAAGTGCGGAAGCTGCGGGAGATTTTTTTCCTGCTGTACCATCTTTAGCTGCTAACGGTATTGGTACTATTGTGGCTGCGGTTTTTGGTTCTTGTTTCCCCACAACTATATATATCGGTCATCCTGGATGGAAGGCTTTAGGCGCAAGGGTGGGTTATTCTATCGCCAACGGTGTCATTATGGGCATCCTGTGTTTAAGTGGCACTGTCGCCATGTTTGCCTATTTTGTCCCCATTGAAGCAGGTATGGCAATTGTCCTCTGGATTGGGATTGTGATTGTCGCTCAAAGCTTCACAGCTACACCTTCTCACCACGCGCCAGCGGTGGTTGTGGGCTTGTTACCTGGGATTGCGGGGTGGGGGGCGTTAATAGCTAAAAATGCCTTGCGGGCGGCGGGTTTAGGTACTCCAGATCAGCCATTTACACCAGCTTTAATTGAGCAATTTAAATTAAGTGACACCTTTATTGATGGCGCTTTTGCTTTAGAACAGGGGTTTATTTTTTCGGCGATGATTTTAGCGGCTATCACTGTTTTTATTATTGAACGAGATTTTCGCCAAGCTGCCTATTGGTCTTTGGGAGGGGCTGCATTATCTTGGGTAGGTTTAATGCACAGTTATCAATGGACGATCGCAGATACGGTTGTTAATCTGGGTTGGGGAACAGGTAGTAGTTGGGCTGTGGGTTATATTTTGCTGGCTATTTTGTTTTTCTATGTCTCTTGGCAAACAAGACAAAAACACGAATAA
- the fraC gene encoding filament integrity protein FraC — translation MPEELSLPRILPIGAILFETLFLLIAIPLEGYILNRSLKFDKKTSIFYAISMNVFSSVIGWNIFFLIEPILSVSFKSELIGYVFLNTFRNPRIQNSIILIGFMIFFATFLVKFLFLKLLIITASEGVKKQETTDISQHEKILTNQKMKLQNSSLVTTTLIANSLSYTVITLILVIRNFAIQIK, via the coding sequence ATGCCTGAAGAATTATCACTACCGAGAATTTTGCCCATTGGTGCAATTTTGTTTGAAACTTTATTTTTACTGATTGCCATTCCCCTAGAAGGCTATATTCTCAATAGATCGCTAAAATTTGATAAAAAAACCAGCATTTTTTATGCCATTTCTATGAACGTTTTTTCCAGCGTCATTGGCTGGAATATATTTTTTCTGATCGAGCCAATATTATCTGTATCATTCAAATCCGAATTAATTGGGTATGTATTTCTTAATACCTTTAGAAACCCTCGAATCCAGAATTCTATAATTCTCATTGGCTTTATGATCTTCTTTGCTACTTTTTTAGTAAAATTTCTATTTTTAAAACTATTAATTATCACCGCATCTGAAGGTGTTAAAAAGCAAGAAACAACCGACATCTCTCAGCATGAGAAAATCCTCACAAATCAAAAGATGAAGTTACAAAATTCCAGCTTAGTTACTACTACTTTAATAGCAAACTCCCTGAGCTATACCGTAATAACTTTAATTTTAGTAATTCGCAATTTCGCTATACAAATTAAGTAA
- a CDS encoding HNH endonuclease encodes MPTCYVCDCEITENNTYEEHIILNALGGKLVSPSIICATCAKNFDSIDTSLSNQLNFAGLFLDIKRDRGKNPNIKVKQDITGKEFLLKAGGKPFTVRPIIDNQQDGRIFIKAKDENEMRTVLNGLKRKNPWIQDIDIEGIINKANRGQEYLDQPFTINIQLDNTTFRAICKMITSFYMQNGGNRQNILHLLPYILGESQVNSVFHYYPDRTLTSTNDSFQILHQLFIQGNSTEKIIYGYVELFSTFKFLVIISDDYNGNDFYKAYSFDVINRVQIEPDINLNLCKDSILEIKESQQENINKFQEALNEFKFFIYQKQSEQHISDIVQESIDDLFTDIQESAIPSQDRVREDFTT; translated from the coding sequence ATGCCTACTTGCTATGTGTGTGATTGTGAAATTACAGAAAACAACACTTACGAAGAACACATAATTCTTAATGCACTGGGTGGTAAGCTCGTTTCTCCTTCGATTATTTGTGCAACTTGCGCTAAAAATTTTGATTCCATAGACACCTCATTATCAAATCAATTAAATTTTGCTGGATTATTTCTTGATATAAAAAGGGATAGAGGGAAAAACCCAAATATAAAAGTAAAACAGGATATAACAGGGAAAGAGTTTTTGTTGAAAGCAGGAGGTAAACCTTTCACAGTCCGGCCAATTATAGATAATCAACAAGATGGGCGTATTTTTATTAAAGCTAAAGATGAAAATGAAATGCGAACAGTTCTTAACGGTCTGAAGAGAAAAAATCCCTGGATTCAAGACATAGATATAGAAGGGATTATCAATAAAGCTAATAGAGGTCAAGAATATTTAGATCAGCCATTTACCATCAATATACAACTAGATAATACAACTTTCCGAGCTATATGTAAAATGATAACAAGTTTCTATATGCAGAATGGTGGTAATAGGCAAAATATCTTACATCTTCTACCTTATATCTTAGGTGAGAGTCAAGTAAATTCCGTTTTTCACTATTATCCTGATAGAACACTTACAAGTACCAATGATAGTTTTCAAATATTACATCAACTCTTTATCCAAGGAAATTCCACAGAAAAAATAATTTATGGATACGTTGAGTTATTTAGTACCTTTAAGTTTTTAGTTATAATATCCGATGATTATAACGGTAATGATTTTTATAAAGCGTATTCTTTTGATGTTATCAATCGAGTTCAAATAGAACCAGATATAAATCTTAATCTATGCAAAGATAGTATTCTAGAAATTAAAGAATCTCAGCAAGAAAATATTAATAAATTCCAAGAAGCATTGAATGAATTTAAATTTTTCATATATCAAAAGCAAAGTGAACAGCATATCAGTGATATAGTTCAAGAAAGTATTGATGATTTATTTACAGACATTCAAGAAAGTGCAATTCCTAGTCAAGATAGGGTTAGAGAGGACTTTACCACGTAG
- the fraD gene encoding septal junction protein FraD: MNSSLFKEVILLFKFVQELFLGVQKFIMPPKAYSWQTFIYLSIFSLVCSYFATGPIKDIIALTGWGFLIAGTAWYTTDDPLRVPGTFMPVGALLTGFLVSVFAFGHQENVVTPRTIVLWPTIAAIITAIPEFFAGTGTSTKATIPKLEARQKIIILLAWSMLISCWIQFYFVIDKWLKEYPSLSADNFQRSTFVIRLEPKAKRPENGNIILNKIEPLIEEQIANRAWSEVERWLLEANQQVGNLGKSMINKNLSKYEEKGLWRIEPRVVNIKSGYRLDILSIWQGPSTNPRGFYLQKSCLIQPVAAVKNPENKNAVAEIQCDRNSKFFLGSPPPQQ; this comes from the coding sequence ATGAATTCATCATTGTTTAAAGAAGTAATTCTGCTATTTAAATTTGTTCAAGAGTTATTTTTGGGAGTCCAGAAATTCATCATGCCTCCCAAGGCTTATTCTTGGCAGACGTTTATCTATTTAAGTATTTTTTCTTTGGTATGTTCATATTTTGCCACAGGACCCATCAAAGATATAATCGCCTTAACAGGTTGGGGATTTTTAATTGCGGGTACTGCTTGGTATACCACCGATGATCCTTTAAGAGTTCCTGGAACCTTTATGCCAGTAGGTGCTTTATTAACTGGGTTTTTAGTCAGTGTATTTGCTTTTGGACATCAGGAGAATGTAGTCACACCTAGAACTATAGTTCTCTGGCCGACAATTGCGGCAATCATTACAGCAATACCGGAATTTTTCGCAGGCACAGGTACATCAACAAAAGCTACCATTCCCAAGTTAGAAGCACGCCAAAAAATCATTATTTTGCTGGCTTGGTCTATGTTGATAAGTTGCTGGATTCAGTTTTACTTTGTCATAGATAAATGGTTAAAAGAATATCCCAGTCTGTCCGCAGATAATTTTCAGCGCAGCACTTTTGTAATTAGGTTAGAACCAAAAGCTAAAAGACCAGAAAACGGTAATATTATTTTAAATAAAATCGAACCACTAATAGAAGAACAAATAGCTAACCGAGCTTGGTCAGAAGTAGAACGATGGTTGCTAGAAGCTAACCAGCAAGTTGGAAATTTAGGTAAAAGTATGATTAATAAAAACCTGAGTAAATATGAAGAAAAGGGACTATGGAGAATTGAACCGCGTGTAGTCAATATCAAATCGGGTTATAGATTAGATATCCTGAGTATTTGGCAAGGACCAAGCACAAATCCCCGTGGATTTTATCTGCAAAAATCTTGTCTTATTCAACCAGTTGCAGCAGTTAAAAATCCAGAAAATAAAAACGCAGTTGCAGAAATTCAATGCGATCGCAACAGCAAATTTTTTCTTGGTTCACCGCCACCACAACAGTAG
- a CDS encoding ABC transporter permease, giving the protein MNAVRTFVMAKNVFQEVIRDRILYIIGFYAIILAVANRAIFEFAATTQDKIFLDFGLAVMNVIGLIVAIFIGTGLVNKEIEKRTILMLIAKPISRSEFITSKYLGLSSVLAVIIAAMTAIYLVFLQLGKISYPISSILIAVFFLFLQLTLITAVAVTLGVFTSSLIATALTFAVYLMGNITKDLVALGRLSQNPGVERMTQGLYLILPDLSRLDLKNDAVYGLQAIPDTMTLIGHAGYGLLYSFMLLAIAIFIFLKKEF; this is encoded by the coding sequence ATGAATGCAGTCAGAACTTTTGTAATGGCAAAAAACGTATTTCAGGAAGTGATACGCGATCGCATCCTGTACATCATCGGGTTTTATGCAATTATCCTCGCCGTTGCTAACCGCGCAATTTTTGAATTTGCAGCTACGACTCAAGATAAAATCTTTTTAGACTTTGGTTTGGCAGTAATGAATGTTATCGGTTTAATAGTTGCTATTTTTATAGGTACAGGACTAGTTAACAAAGAAATCGAAAAGCGCACCATTCTCATGTTAATTGCTAAACCTATAAGTCGTAGTGAATTTATTACCAGTAAATACTTAGGATTATCCAGTGTGCTGGCTGTAATCATAGCGGCCATGACAGCCATTTATCTGGTATTTTTGCAACTTGGTAAAATTTCCTATCCAATATCCAGTATTCTCATTGCTGTATTCTTCTTATTTTTGCAATTGACCTTAATTACTGCTGTAGCTGTTACATTAGGAGTTTTTACCAGTTCCCTCATAGCCACAGCTTTAACATTTGCCGTCTATTTAATGGGGAATATTACAAAAGATTTAGTGGCATTAGGCCGCCTCAGTCAAAACCCTGGTGTAGAACGCATGACACAAGGTTTATATCTCATACTCCCAGATTTATCTCGGCTAGATTTAAAAAATGATGCCGTTTATGGACTGCAAGCAATACCAGACACCATGACCCTGATAGGTCATGCAGGTTATGGCTTACTTTACAGTTTTATGCTGTTAGCAATAGCTATTTTCATCTTCTTAAAAAAAGAGTTTTAA
- a CDS encoding Uma2 family endonuclease, with amino-acid sequence MYQTDPPRSPQEVLPTMYDLKSEDPEEKGLPDQFHLLQPRLLDETFNSPTYPSNKIFTASDMSLYYDPNHPTWYKRPDWFVSVGVSPLYKNGDLRLSYVIWQEGITPFVIVELLSPGTEKEDLGQTLPDAEKPPTKWEVYEQILRIPYYAIFDRYKYEFRMFKLDGGRYAEINLSDSRFWIPEIELGLGVWEGNYHNIQQPWLRWYDVSGNWVLTPTEQEKRQKERLIEQLRKLGVEPDI; translated from the coding sequence ATGTATCAAACTGATCCGCCTCGTTCTCCCCAAGAAGTGTTACCAACGATGTATGATCTCAAAAGTGAAGATCCAGAGGAAAAAGGTTTGCCTGATCAATTTCATTTATTGCAACCACGTTTATTAGACGAAACTTTTAATTCTCCCACCTACCCTAGCAACAAAATCTTTACTGCTAGTGATATGAGTTTATATTATGACCCCAATCATCCAACATGGTATAAAAGACCAGACTGGTTTGTATCTGTGGGAGTTTCTCCTCTATATAAAAATGGTGATTTACGTTTAAGTTATGTAATTTGGCAAGAAGGAATTACTCCTTTTGTGATAGTTGAGTTGCTATCACCAGGAACAGAAAAGGAAGATTTAGGACAGACTTTACCAGATGCAGAAAAACCACCAACAAAGTGGGAAGTTTATGAACAGATTTTAAGGATTCCCTATTATGCTATTTTTGACCGTTATAAATATGAATTTAGAATGTTTAAATTAGATGGTGGACGTTATGCCGAAATCAATTTATCAGATTCTCGTTTTTGGATACCAGAAATAGAATTAGGTTTGGGTGTTTGGGAGGGAAATTATCATAATATTCAGCAGCCTTGGTTAAGGTGGTATGATGTTTCTGGTAATTGGGTTTTGACTCCGACGGAACAGGAAAAAAGACAGAAGGAAAGGTTGATAGAACAGTTAAGAAAGCTGGGTGTTGAGCCTGATATTTAA
- the purN gene encoding phosphoribosylglycinamide formyltransferase, with product MSQYYSIDAESSLISPDITSHNLQPIKPLKLGVMASGNGSNFEVVAQAIQEGKLNAQIQVLIYNNPSAKAAVRATNRGVDAVFLNHRDYKKREDLDREIVKTLRQYDVEFVIMAGWMRLVTQELIDAFPNKIINIHPSLLPSFKGVRAVEQALEAGVKITGCTVHLLCLEMDSGPILMQAAVPVLPDDTAETLHARIQIQEHRILPLAIAALAEGNASLAEGIAD from the coding sequence ATGAGTCAATATTACTCGATTGATGCAGAATCTAGTCTAATTTCTCCCGACATTACTAGTCATAACTTACAACCAATCAAGCCTTTGAAACTGGGAGTGATGGCTTCTGGTAATGGCAGCAATTTTGAGGTAGTTGCCCAAGCTATTCAAGAAGGGAAACTCAACGCCCAAATTCAAGTTTTAATTTACAATAACCCCTCAGCAAAGGCAGCCGTTAGGGCAACAAATCGAGGTGTAGACGCTGTGTTTTTAAATCACCGTGACTACAAAAAACGCGAAGATTTGGACAGAGAAATTGTCAAAACTTTGCGGCAATATGATGTAGAATTTGTGATTATGGCAGGCTGGATGCGTCTAGTAACACAAGAATTAATTGATGCTTTTCCTAATAAAATTATTAATATCCATCCCAGCTTATTGCCTAGTTTTAAAGGTGTGCGGGCTGTTGAACAAGCTTTAGAAGCAGGAGTAAAAATAACTGGTTGTACTGTACATCTCCTCTGTTTAGAAATGGACAGTGGACCGATTTTAATGCAAGCCGCAGTACCAGTATTACCAGATGATACAGCGGAAACACTACACGCTAGAATTCAAATTCAGGAACATCGTATTTTACCATTAGCGATAGCTGCGCTGGCCGAAGGCAACGCTTCACTCGCCGAAGGCATAGCTGATTGA